In Cyanobium sp. AMD-g, one genomic interval encodes:
- the dapB gene encoding 4-hydroxy-tetrahydrodipicolinate reductase — MTATSPSPAEPAPIPVVVAGALGRMGAEVIKAVVAAPDCALVGAIDTTPGHEGEDVGLALGLGELEVALSGDFEGTLCQASQSVRQAGPGGGAVLVDFTHPSVVFEHCRGAFAYGVHPVIGTTGLRPDQLADLARFADKASMGGAVVPNFCVGMVLLQQAAAAAARFYDYAELTELHHNRKADAPSGTCLKTAELMEELGKPFNPPQVEEHESLAGCRGGLRESGLRLHSVRLPGLVAHQEVMFGSPGETYTLRHDTIDRSAYMPGVLLTVRKVRSLGGLVYGLERLL, encoded by the coding sequence ATGACCGCGACGTCCCCGTCCCCAGCAGAGCCGGCGCCGATCCCGGTGGTGGTGGCCGGGGCCCTGGGCCGCATGGGGGCCGAGGTGATCAAGGCCGTGGTGGCGGCCCCCGACTGCGCCCTGGTGGGAGCCATCGACACCACCCCCGGCCACGAAGGGGAGGATGTGGGGCTGGCCCTGGGTCTCGGGGAGCTGGAGGTGGCGCTGAGCGGCGATTTCGAAGGCACCCTCTGCCAGGCGAGCCAGTCGGTGCGGCAGGCCGGGCCGGGCGGCGGGGCGGTGCTGGTCGACTTCACCCACCCCAGCGTCGTCTTCGAGCACTGCCGCGGCGCCTTCGCCTATGGCGTCCATCCGGTGATCGGCACCACCGGCCTGCGTCCCGACCAGCTCGCTGACCTGGCCCGCTTTGCCGACAAGGCCTCGATGGGGGGCGCGGTGGTTCCCAACTTCTGCGTGGGGATGGTGCTGCTGCAGCAGGCGGCGGCGGCGGCGGCCCGCTTCTACGACTACGCCGAGCTCACCGAGCTGCACCACAACCGCAAGGCCGATGCCCCCAGCGGCACCTGCCTCAAGACCGCCGAACTGATGGAGGAACTCGGCAAGCCGTTCAATCCCCCCCAGGTGGAGGAGCACGAGAGCCTGGCCGGCTGCCGGGGCGGGCTGCGGGAGAGCGGCCTGCGGCTGCACTCGGTGCGGTTGCCGGGGCTGGTGGCCCACCAGGAGGTGATGTTCGGCTCCCCAGGCGAGACCTACACCCTGCGCCACGACACGATCGACCGCAGTGCGTACATGCCCGGGGTGCTGCTCACGGTCCGAAAGGTGCGCAGCCTGGGGGGC